The segment TGACAATTCTGAAGcatattaatatgacattaccttttaaaattcttttgttgtttctcaattataaataacagtgtaatgcaaatatttatttatttatgtgcttcattgatttaacttgatatgtttattttgtcttaattatttaggcttataatatatttggtaattgattaatttactacgatttacaattatttacttCTAAATATCTAGTTATGTAGTAAAAACGTAATATTTCGTTGTCTACTCTCATTGATATAAGGTTAATTCATGTGTCTTTGCTTCGTTCCAGAATGCCGTAGTAGTTACAAGGCATCAaggtctaaaaaaaatcagtatagttcttacttttcttagtgtctacgttttgttattcaatattttcataaattataaaaattattttttcaacaaaaaaatccaaaagaatattttcattagttataaattataatattttaagacaaatagCTGAAGACCTATATTTGCTAGAAAATCTTGATTGTGATCAAGAGCATCATTTTAATCGTTTTATATTTCGCTCAAATTTTCAAATGCATGACAAAACAACTAGTTTCTGAAGTAAATGATagtattccaaaatatataaaaattgaataaagagaaatataataataaattatttcattaagaatattgataatgttcctcaaacttcataaaaattttgcttatctaattgtattgtacaatattattgttgaataaatttactacaatttactcctatttacaataatatacctCTCAATGAAGTAAAAACGTAAAATACCCATACCGTATCTCCTCTCGTACATTTTATCTTCCTTTAAGGTAAGTATTCATTGGTAAACATTATCCAattgaaagtattttaaattggCATTGAGTATCCTTCGTTTTTGgcgtatttatattttattaagtctCAATCTCAGATACAAACAGagcaaaatattaagaattctttttaatgatatttttatattgaaataaatttccgTTACCCTTAATCTAAACGAAAGTATCTTGGTGTGGAGCCATGTAAACGGAAATACATCATTGTGCTATAAAATAGatctatttatagaaataaatgcaatatttatgAAGAAGTGGTCCCGTTTAGTCGTGGGCCTGGAAATTTAGCCCTACCGTCTCCAAATAGCTCGATACTATCCatgaattttaatagaaaaaaattaagatcttTCTTCTACTCTTCCATGGCCTGTAgtcccaaaaaataaagatttattgggctgaagatataattaaaataactagtAACAAAATTAATCTTTTCTAGAATTAtgactattaatatatatttgtggcGGGGGAAAGGGGTTTCGTCAGTGTACTCAGAAATTCAGTACGATAGCGAATAAATTtacagtaaaaatttaaaaaaaattttgtcttttaaatttatacggAACACTTCAAAATCACATAACCTactcattttaatcaaaatttccaaaatatgtagacatttttttaagtgtttataaaaaaaagtttctatatcttttttaaaataaggaatcatttttgtttatagaGTTCTAAATACTATGTTCATATaccaaataaagttataaaattgtaaagctCTACACTTGATCTGATAAGGTGTTCCTTATCGTACAGCCAAATCACTGTAAGACAGGCTCCAAGTATCCTGTATCTGGCACTTGTTCACAGAGCTTAGAATAGTCTTATCCTTTCCTATGTCTTTTGAATCAAGAAaagtttaaatgtttttttcctattgacttataaaatattcgaaGAACCGTTCTTCAAATTAGAGATATTGAACACCACGCATCCGCTTTACCTgattaaaggataaaaaatactgttgcaATGgctattataaaaactttgaagGTAATTTTCTCGGAATCCTCATGAAATAGTAGCTCCtatcctaaaaaaatcattaaggtATTAATTGTTCGAGATTGTAGTCAGTTGGACCCACCCCGTGTTAGCAATTGACAAGTGCTATGggggatgaaaaaaataatacaattttccaTGTATAGAGTACTCCCGTGTTATACACATTATTTGATATCATCTGAGAATTCGTGGAATATGTTTCAACTTTAAATACTACTCCTTATAATACCATAAAATGAGAAACCtcagatgtaaaaaatatgaaatttatcaaGAAGTATACGTATTAATGTAAACACACATACACAAACTAAAGAATCAAGCAAATAACTTATCCAATAAATTAGTCTTGGTTTTTGACTCTTCCTGCAAGAGTTGTAAGAGTTTATTGTCACTTTTGGGCTCTTTgggttttttaaatgattgaggAATTACAAGTCCAGCGTTTGTGTCCTTGTTACGCTTCCTTTTATTACATTTGATTGAAGGTTCGCGTTTGGGGCTGTTTTCCACCTTTTTGATAGAAGCAGGCCGTTTTTTAATGACAACAGACCGAGCAACACCACCACACAATGAGCACATTACTACAAGTTTTGTCCTCCTGTTCGACTTCTTCCCTTTCGTCTCAACTTTGACTTCATCCTTGTGTGTTAAGACATTTGCACACCTCCCACAAAGATTGTCTATTTTCCTTGAGGTTTCTTGACTAATTTTAGTCTGTATATGGAGATTTAGAACAggatgatttttaaaaatgttggcgCAGTTCttaagaaatttcaatttacGAGACATAGTGTCCTtctgaaatatcaaaatatattaacgtTTTGccttttatattccaaaaataacatttattccTAATTGAATTAAgtgaacataaaatttattgatacaGAGATTGAGCTACATAGTCAATGTTTAGATACCCATTTCTACAGTAGTCCTTCAAGTAGGAACATTTCTCTCAACAACATCTGTTGCTGCCTGATTTAACATTTGTCGAACATCTTCAGCAAAGATTATTTGTTGTTTAGAGGTATTTATATACTGAGGATAGGTGAGATAATCGTTCCCCAATTCGGTTCGACTTAGATTAGGAGGAATCGGCATATATCGATTTGAAGCAGAACTTTGATTCATACACTGAATGGCACACTTTAAATTGAGTTCAATTTGATCGCATATCGCATGAAAGTCTTccaaattgttttcaaattttccctGCGGCGGTAAATTACTTGATGTTCCTGGTAGTCCCACGTCATGTACTCCATTTTGGTATATTCTAAGAGCTGCTTCCCGTAGTGTTTGCGACCATTTATCTTTGAGCGGGCCACAAACTAATTTGCGAGCGTTAGAAACCAGCTTATCTTCTTGAGGTTGTGACCTCTGGGGAGGAGGCACCTGTTGTGGTGGTTGTTGTTGCATTTGAGATTGCTGAGGCAATTGTGTACCGGGAGACATCGTACTTCCTTGTGCCATTTGAGCACCGGGAGGCATATGCTGTTGTGATTGCATGAGTTGTGGCTGCATCCCCATTTGAGGATTCATTTGTTGCTGTTGCATATGAACATGGGGAGGCATAACCTGTTGTGGTTGACTCATccttgaaaaagaaatacaaaaaatattatgaataataatgaaaaaggaacaaaatgTCGTATGAATTCTGTATTTGAGTTCATTAGtagtacaaaaaatgtatttcgattaatttaacttaatattactGGCAGAGtatgattgttttataataaatgataaatgagCAAGAATGTCAATTCCACTTCATATAACTCTATCACAATTCACTAACCAAAGGGATTTTGTGATTTAAATCATTCCCATTATAATGAAGATACACATTTaatgaagtataaaaaaaatatgtttaaagatTTGTGTACAattaattgtagctttttgACATGCAGAAAggcaaatattttactttttagtcatacaaacaaaaaagaagaaaaaaaaaagagtatcacaaaatataattagaatagaAGAAGAGAAGAATTTGGTATATCAAGGACTAGAAATCGGTGATGATGATGAAATCCGTACTATTTTTGAAGCTTTTCAATAAGCCACTCGTGAGTAAACTCTTCGAGGTCTCGAATTTCAAAGACCTTAGTGAGTTGTGCTTCCTTAACGAGAGAGAGTTTCGTGCCCGCATACATGAAGGCCAACTCCGTTTGACAGCCGCTCGGAGTGAAATAAATCAAGCACATGGGATAGGAAACGCGATTATCCGCAGCGTGCACCATTTCAAACGAATAGAGAGCAAACCGCGGCTGGTGATCGGGGATCTCCTCAAGGAGCTCCTCCGTTGTTATCCCTTCAAGGATCTCATCTACAACCACTTTTTGGGCCTTCTggtcaattttaagaatgatggCGGAGCTACTTTTGCTCTTCCCGAATCGAAAGGATCGGAGAGTTGATTTGAGCTCATCGTCAATCGTACAAATTTCGTTCGCCATGAAGAGGAATTGAATAGGATCGAATATAATATGATACTAGTAAGTACTAAATAATCGTTATGTACtagtaatgattaattaatatcaaagaAAGATCACCCGTCTACGCCCTTTTTTCAATCCAATTCAATGTTTTGAAGTTTTTGAAGTGATGAACAGGAAAATTCCTTCCTTCTAGC is part of the Lepeophtheirus salmonis chromosome 7, UVic_Lsal_1.4, whole genome shotgun sequence genome and harbors:
- the LOC121122030 gene encoding mediator of RNA polymerase II transcription subunit 29 isoform X2; this encodes MSQPQQVMPPHVHMQQQQMNPQMGMQPQLMQSQQHMPPGAQMAQGSTMSPGTQLPQQSQMQQQPPQQVPPPQRSQPQEDKLVSNARKLVCGPLKDKWSQTLREAALRIYQNGVHDVGLPGTSSNLPPQGKFENNLEDFHAICDQIELNLKCAIQCMNQSSASNRYMPIPPNLSRTELGNDYLTYPQYINTSKQQIIFAEDVRQMLNQAATDVVERNVPT
- the LOC121122030 gene encoding mediator of RNA polymerase II transcription subunit 29 isoform X1; translated protein: MQNSKKIRMSQPQQVMPPHVHMQQQQMNPQMGMQPQLMQSQQHMPPGAQMAQGSTMSPGTQLPQQSQMQQQPPQQVPPPQRSQPQEDKLVSNARKLVCGPLKDKWSQTLREAALRIYQNGVHDVGLPGTSSNLPPQGKFENNLEDFHAICDQIELNLKCAIQCMNQSSASNRYMPIPPNLSRTELGNDYLTYPQYINTSKQQIIFAEDVRQMLNQAATDVVERNVPT
- the GMF gene encoding glia maturation factor — its product is MANEICTIDDELKSTLRSFRFGKSKSSSAIILKIDQKAQKVVVDEILEGITTEELLEEIPDHQPRFALYSFEMVHAADNRVSYPMCLIYFTPSGCQTELAFMYAGTKLSLVKEAQLTKVFEIRDLEEFTHEWLIEKLQK